The sequence below is a genomic window from Uranotaenia lowii strain MFRU-FL chromosome 2, ASM2978415v1, whole genome shotgun sequence.
tctgaatctgaaatctgaatctgaaatctgaatctgaaatctgaatctgaaatctgaatctgaaatctgaatctgaaatctgaatctgaaatctgaatctgaaatctgaatctgaaatctgaatctgaaatctgaatctgaaatctgaatctgaaatctgaatctgaaatctgaatctgaaatctgaatctgaaatctgaatctgaattctgaatctgaaatctgaatctgaaatctgaatctgaaatctgaatctgaaatctgaatctgaaatctgaatctgaaatctgaatctgaaatctgaatctgaaatctgaatctgaaatctgaatctgaaatctgaatctgaaatctgaatctgaaatctgaatctgaaatctgaatctgaaatctgaatctgaaatctgaatctgaaatctgaatctgaaatctgaatctgaaatctgaatctgaaatctgaatctgaaatctgaatctgaaatctgaatctgaaatctgaatctgaaatctgaatctgaaatctgaatctgaaatctgaatctgaaatctgaatctgaaatctgaatctgaaatctgaatctgaaatctgaatctgaaatcggaatctgaaatctgaatctgacatctgaatctgaaatctgaatctgaaatctgaatctgaaatctgaatctgaaatctgaatctgaaatctgaaatctgagtctgaaatctgaatctgaaatctgaatctgaaatctgaaatctgaaatctgaaatgtaaatctgaatctgaaatctgaatctggttaAAATGAATCGTAAATCTGTAATCTGCATTTTATGtctaaaatcttaatctgaCTGAAGTattcgattttgataaattgaaaaatatactttGCCTATCAGTAATAAAGCATGAAACACATATCAAAAGTAAGGGTCAGCAAAatcatatcatcaaattcaaataaaatattcgtttactaacaattttagtttaaatgatCGAAACTTTCAGATGGCCGactaattttaagaaaacattGAGTTGTAATTAAACGgttcttgaaaaaatgtaaatatgtaAAGTATATAAAAACAAGAGTTTACTCCAGCTGTAATTGATATTTCggcaaaatttgagaaaattgtattagatgcaaattttttttaatggataaTCTAAAGCCCTTCGACGTTAAACTGGCTGTAGAAGTTAAGAAAATCGCGTCCCTAAAAGCTGCAGGAGCAGCTGCTGTTGGCATTTACGGGAATCAAGCTCGATTGTAAAAATATATCAGGCAAAGGACTTATTTAGACaattaaactaaaatatttGTAACAAATAGGGATAGCAAATTTTCTTCCAAAAGGAGtgttcataaaaattcaaactttaaactGCTTAAAATTAGGTTTGCCTTATTTGGATTAAGTATAGCTCATGATTGATTTGAATAGTAAACTGAATTTCTTactttttaagtaattttaattgttaattACCTTACCTTACCAGCATTTCAAAAGtgccaattttgtaatttattaaaaattaacaacaacTTCCTATCCTGAGCATGAGCAAAAAGTGTACAATTCCAATATCACATGCGACATTCAGAACTGAATGATCAAAAAAACGaacaataaatatttgaaggaaaaaaaaacctctgtCGAGAGTGCagaaacaataaaaacttactGAAAAGCACCGtgcaaaaaaactgaaaatccaattaaaatttatagaatagACAAAGTTCACCCGTTATAGATTTATCGCAAGTAAAATGATCATTGGGGAAATCTAGGTTATGGGCTCAATTTCGAAATAGAAGGACGgtaataaagaaaatttataaaataagtgTGAATGTTTTAATAATGTGTTGACAAGCCTTTTTCTCGTTTAATTTCTGTTCTGTTAAGAATTTTGCATTCTGAAACTTGATTTTTCAGTTCTATGTTCGAATAAAATGATTTGGATCGTTCATGTCCCATAACAGTTATGTTAgttgaaaaacacaattttatttACGTCCAGAAGTCCGGTCAAAAGCACTTTCAAGTCCGCTTTTATTCCTGAATGTTTGAAAGCAATTCATCTTAAAATACTTCATTCGACGTatatattgaactttgaatGCATGCATTCATAAGTGAACGATATAACTTCTAGTCATATACCTGACCTTTGCTGGACATTTCTTTTGcggtttttgcaataaattagaaaaacaaaatatctaCATATCAAGAACGTTTAATAACAGAAATATTCACGTCAATTAAAGAACAATAGTGCACAGATACAAACAACTTAAATTACTTTGGCGTCTTTCTGGTGCTCCTCGCCGGAGCTGCTGCCGGAACGGGTTTAGCTTTGGTCACCGTATCTTTCGTGGCCGGCACGGATTTTGCAGGCTGCGGTTTGGTTGCTTTTGGTTCTGACTTCTTTGCTGCAGGTGCTGCTGTCTCTTTCGATTTCTTGCTAACAGCAGCTTTCAACTTACTCTTACTGCCAGCTGCTGACACCTGACCGAGACCAATAGACAGTCGAACAGCTCCAGTTGTCTTTGACACTTTTGCCTTAGGCCCTGCCGGAGCTGCTTTTTTGCCCTTCGTAAGCTTCGAGTTGTTGTTAATGTCTTTGGATGCTTTTTTCACTGCTGGCGCTGCTGGCTTTGCTGTCGGCTTTTTTGCTGCTTTTTCTGTAGTGCTTTTAGCGGTAGCTGGTTTCTTTTTCTGATTTGATTTCGATTTTGGGTTCGGCTTCgatgttggttttgatttcgATGTGTGATGCAAAGCTGCTTTTTCTGCCTTCTCTTGTGCTCTAGCGAGTTTCTTCAAATGTTCAGTTGAAATCACTATCGATCCGGACAATCCGTTACCAGACActcttttgaaaactttatcagCAATGCCAGTGATTAAAgcctttttgaagaaaaacttcttCAAAGTATCTTCAGCATGATACTTCGAAGAAATATGCTTAAACAGTTTGGGTATTGAAACTCCACTCCTTTTACCATCTGCCAATTCTTTCAAACCTTCGTAAATCATCGTTTCATAGGAGGGTAATTTCGGTTTACTGACAGCTGTTGCTCTTGGGATTATTGCCTTCGCATTAACTACTGGCATCGGTTTCTCAACCTTCGGCACCGCTTTGACCGGCTCCACTGTTTCCTCTTCTCTATCGCTTTCATCATCTTGCTCTTCCGCTTCTTCGTCGTTTTCCACAGTTCCCTGGCTCGTCTCATCGTCCTCCTCTTCTTGACCACTGTCATTCGATTCATTGCCATCTTCATCGTCAGTCTGCTGTTGTGGAATCGATTTTTTCATCGGTAACTTCGGATCAAGCGGAATTGGTGTCGCTATGCGACTGGTTTCgggttcagattcagattccgacGAGCTCATGTTTATctggaaatttaacaaaaagtgAAGGTTCAGATTTTTGTTATTCCTcttccagaattcagattttatcaCTTTGACTATAAAAGCAATGTTTCGATgcagtttcaaattaaaaataattccgaaaaatattacaacatcagatttcagattcagatttcagtttcagatttaagattcagatttcagaatttagatttagatttcagaatttagattcagattctagattcagattcagatttcagattcagatttcagattcagatttcaaattcagatttcagattcagatttcagattcagatttcagattcagatttcagattcagatttcagattcagatttcagattcagatttcagattcagatttcagattcagatttcagattcagatttcagattcagatttcagattcagatttcagattcagatttcagattcagatttcagattcagatttcagattcagatttcagattcagatttcagattcagatttcagattcagatttcagattcagatctcagattcagatttcagattcagatttcagattcagatttcaaattcagatttcagattcagatttcagattcagatttcagattcagatttcagattcagatttcagattcagatttcagattcagatttcagattcagatttcagattcagatttcagattcagatttcagattcagatttcagattcagatttcagattcagatttcagattcagatttcagattcagatttcagattcagatttcagattcagatttcagattcagatttcagattcagatttcagattcagatttcagagtcagatttcagattcagatttcagattcagatttcagattcagatttcagattcagatctcagattcagatttcagattcagatttcagattcagatttcagattcagaattcagattcagatttcagattcagatttcagattcagatttcagattcagatttcagattcagatttcagattcagatttcagattcagatttcagattcagatttcagattcagatttcagattcagatttcagattcagatttcagattcagatttcagattcagatttcagattcagatttcagattcagatttcagattcagatttcagattcagatttcagattcagatttcagattcagatttcagattcagatttcagattcagatttcagattcagatttcagattcagatttcagattcagatttcagattcagatttcagattcagatttcagattcagatttcagattcagatttcagattcag
It includes:
- the LOC129742285 gene encoding nucleolar protein dao-5-like yields the protein MSSSESESEPETSRIATPIPLDPKLPMKKSIPQQQTDDEDGNESNDSGQEEEDDETSQGTVENDEEAEEQDDESDREEETVEPVKAVPKVEKPMPVVNAKAIIPRATAVSKPKLPSYETMIYEGLKELADGKRSGVSIPKLFKHISSKYHAEDTLKKFFFKKALITGIADKVFKRVSGNGLSGSIVISTEHLKKLARAQEKAEKAALHHTSKSKPTSKPNPKSKSNQKKKPATAKSTTEKAAKKPTAKPAAPAVKKASKDINNNSKLTKGKKAAPAGPKAKVSKTTGAVRLSIGLGQVSAAGSKSKLKAAVSKKSKETAAPAAKKSEPKATKPQPAKSVPATKDTVTKAKPVPAAAPARSTRKTPK